A window of Plasmodium cynomolgi strain B DNA, scaffold: 0001, whole genome shotgun sequence genomic DNA:
ctagTAAAGTAGAAGAACCAATACAGGAAATAAAACTTAGGAGTTTCAAGCAGCGAAGCATACACATTAGTTCCATGAAAATTGGCAATTtcctatttatattaatcaGTTACACTAATGGAACACAGTAAATATGTCAATGTGGTATTTAAAACAGCTTGTTCCTTTTGTGCTAAATTATCTTACCCGCTTATTCATTAAGGTGTAATTAATAGCACAAGCAGTAAAGGAGTAAATAATTCCGATGTGCAGTTGAgtgtaataaatattttccaatCACAAATATGTGATATGGGAGTGACAGTGGCTATTTTCTAAATTGATGTAAGTCACCAAAACATTTAGGGatcatataattattataaacaGGCGAGAGGTGTTTATAAAAACTGTACTTTATTAATACAAGTGCTATGAATATTTCGTAAATGtttcgaaattttatttatttgcctAAAACAtacttatataattaatgcATATCATAATTCAGTGTAAAATTAGACCCACTCCCCCTCAACATGCGTAACTATATTATGGAAAGCATAATATTCTAAACAGAACCtgtgatgagaaaaaaaattaacttatAGCATTGCACCTCTTGATTGTTAATTATCCGTCTCTACAttaatatattgtatatatctATGAAGAaatcatatattatatgtgagcatatcaaataaaaaaacttaatAGATGTACATTTcttacacaaaataaaattttaacagaatataattaaaaacttcACTAAGGATGTTCACTGTCCTATAAatggtacatttttatatatgaaacATGTCCccgataatttttttgaacacTTTCTAATAAAAATACAGCAACCATCTAAGTCGAATGAACACTGTAGAGCTTTTAACCATTATCCACCACACTGAGTAATGTTATGGAcatgtataatttttcttcttgcgCTTATTTTAGTGTAAACTTCGCAAATATGCACAATTCACGAAATAGCGTCATCATATTCTACATTGTAACATTtgaaaaacgtaaaattaCTTTACTGTTATATTTGGTgtatattacatttttacaccCATTCTAGTAATGTTCTTTCgattacatatttttgccaATTATTATCGAATATTTCTAAATACAATATTGAAAGTGCTCTTTATTTAGAGGACACTTCGCACTTTTCTTGAAACTAATGATGTAGCATATAGTAGACCCGCACACAATTTTTACTAAtcaaatgtatatacataaactAATGAAAAGATGATCTAAGACATATCATTAACACCTTTcgaatgaaataatttataacatAATTATCTATCTCCATAAAAGCGCGTTTATCCATTGTATCTGTTCTCCTATACTAAATACAGCTTCGTTATTATGAAATaatggagaaaattaaacattgcaaaaaattttatctgtTTTTGAGAATAGCCacggaagcaaaaaaggaactaaCATCGGATTTATATCCATACCTTTAATTTTAAGCCAATTCGTAACCTCGTGAGTAATTTCATtggcacatatttttaataattaattaatgatattaaaattgtgtaaaTATGTACTAAAATGAAACCATTTCATAAAAGAAACATTTACACATGAATTgaggaaatataaataaaaaaaagcataaaaataattgtttatgattttttgttttttccaaaattattatttaaagcTACAtcgattataaaaaaacataaataaatgaataccTAAGTCgtgtaatttaaaaataatgattgCTAGAATTATCATAATTATGCGctcataaaagaaattacaaaaagaaattctataattatttattcatattatacgttattaaaattataacaatatatttccataaaatttcctaactttttttccatttatatggaaataatgttattttgtaaaaccaattaattttatacttTAATAATGACTAagtttgaaatattttccctatatttttttattcccacATTTAAGAATTTAACTTTNNNNNNNNNNNNNNNNNNNNNNNNNNNNNNNNNNNNNNNNNNNNNNNNNNNNNNNNNNNNNNNNNNNNNNNNNNNNNNNNNNNNNNNNNNNNNNNNNNNNNNNNNNNNNNNNNNNNNNNNNNNNNNNNNNNNNNNNNNNNNNNNNNNNNNNNNNNNNNNNNNNNNNNNNNAACttatttcatatataaatatagcttaaaacaaataaaaacaaaaagtgtatatgttaaataaaaactgtCGTAGAGTTGTTAAGAGTGTTTTTTTATGGAATTATTTCATCAAAATGAAAGATTTATTAAGTAACTCttcttattataaaaagTGTTAGATCCCCAATGTGATAGagttataattaatattaattctccttataaatattttttacctaATAAAATACTATTCATCTGTAGTTTTCTTGCATTTGGTAAACTGTGacatttcttaaaaaaaagtaaaaatattaattttgtaatgtttatttattctttgtGTTAAGAAGATAATTATCTTTTATCATAACACCTAGAAGAATGTTTCTACAATATTTAATATctattgttttaattttctggTTCAACGGTTATTTATGCGTTaacatattcatattttttatatgaaattatGCATGTCATTAAATGTTTacgaataaataaattcgtTTACTAGTTTAGCATTTCATTCATTAATAAACTTGGTtctttatttgtttaaaaaaatataagtaaatCGTTttattatcaatttttagcAGAGTTAAGTGTTGTATTTATGCAATATTATTCTcgacaaaaataatatgccATATGAACTATACATTTATTGAAGCAGTTCATACACAATGCACAATTTTATAGTcctaataattaataatgtttagtttgttttttattaatactTATTACATAATCTTTCAtgaaatttaatatatacaaagCAGATGTTAATAACAtatgtttgtttatttttttttttaattttcatgtAAAATAGCatgaaacatatatataaattatattattttttacttcaaatATACGCATGTGTATTATAATGACTCTTATTTATGTTGGATAAAATGACTACTCCACACGGACCTAATATTTCGGGCTTCTCAAGTAGTgaagtatatttatatttattattatgaaaaactttttattctttcagTGTGttaattctatattttttaacgaacatatattttcttaaaagtcaaaaatttaatgtttacataactatatatttttaatttttcaggAAGCTATATTAAAAAACTTCCTGCATATATAACATACGAAAAATTCGAAACAAATAAGGGTTCTAGTGATTATAGTATCAAGTGTGATTCATTAAAATCCACTGGAGACCAAGCTAAAGAGCTATGTGAAAAATTTGCAGTGAATTTGCAATCTATATGTAAAACAGGGAGTACTACTagttctccttcttctacTTTGCCTACTCCTACTGCCGGTGCTTCTGGAACTAGTACTACGGGAAATAGTATTAATTTATCTGAAGCTAAAGCCAACTGTTTATTACTTAAATATTGGTTATTTAACGAAATAAGAAAACTAAATCTAGGtggtaatgaaaaaaaagacaagaaTCTGGATACGcttattcatataatttattatttacaattcgaaatttatacaaaaaatggtaataaGTTTTACTgttttaatgatatatatgaatatctTGACAActgggaggaagaaaagtttttgtatgaatattttatgaatGTCCCTAAAATCGAATGTATTAATAAGAATAATGGAACTGATTGCAAAGCTTATGAGAAATACGTTAATCGTGttaaaacatattataatgaaaaaaaaaaaagaattatgcTGTAGAGataattatttcaaatgtagtgattattttaattgtgaCCCTAAATACCATCCCGAtacaattttaaataaaataaatggtaCAGATACTTCAGATGAGGGAGCATCTGTCCCTCGATCACAATCAGAGAgtgaaaaatgacaaaaaaaacctGAAACACGAATTGAAAATATCAGATGTATTGTAAGACGTAATCGTGAAGATCCTCACCTTGCATACTTATCATGCTTTAAAGTACCAACGgtgtataaaaatgttgaCGATTATTTTATAGGAACAGATATATCTCAGAAACAGATAAAAAACAACTCTGAAGGAAAAGATGCATCTTCATCATCGGCAGTAAGGGGAAGTGCTACAAATACAGGATCACCAAGTGAAGGCTCGCAAACCCTCCAAAGATCAAACACAAAAAGTGAAGATGATAGTTCTGATTCTTCACCAGTAGATAACATTTTAGATCAAGTCAAAAGTTTACGGGGATTAGGTACATACTTAAGAAATATAATAGATAGTGAATACCCTCTTTTTAAATCGGGGAAGAAAATCACaatagaaaattataatactCTTACATCTACAACTCAACATACGTCTACAACTAAACACACACCTACAACTCAACATACATCTACAACTCAAGAATCCGTTGAAAATGTGCAAACTGAAAatatagaagaaaatttggattttttagaaccttcaaataatttattcaatACTAAGCGTTTTAAATCAATTATGACAGCTATTTTAACTTTTGTAgtaatttttgtgtttttcctttattacAAAGTGAGTAAAAGTTtgatattaaaatataaatactcTATATGAATATTCCTAGTAATttatgattaaaattttataattacataataaatatgtattatatcctttttacttttcttttttatattagtTCACCCCTTTGGGATCGTGTTTAAGCAGAaggtttcaaaaaaaaagaaaaactccGTCACAGTTTCAAGAAATAAATGCCAAACCAGTATCAGAgccttcacaaaaaaatcaaaatataaacacaAAAACTGGACGAGCACGAATAGCCTATCATCCTACTTGAAATTCGTCGAactaattacatatataataaaaaaaatgcttctatAACATcatcaaaaagaaattgaatTAAGGTTTATTGcctaattataattaataaaaaaaaaaggggaaacgaaaaaatatataaataaatatgcctgtacgttttaatttataacTTCAATATAAAGTCGAttcaattaaataatattttaagcaTTCTTACATTGTAGTGGAGCTTTTGATAAATGGTAAACTGTTGTATTgtatacgtgcatacattaATATAGTATGTTATTATactcataaaaattaatattttaattacaatatttaaaaagtaacacttaattttattaaaacaatatgaataataaaatttgtaacCCCTCATATGATgtaattatcaaaaataataatcattTGTCACTTAATATTTATCTTaccatataaatataatatatataattaccGTTAGCATTAATCAATTCACGTAGTTAATAATAGCTTTATTATAAGggattttatttataaaacctTGTCAATCAAGCgtgcataaaatgaaatataaaaatatattactttAAACTTAAAGCACTACatttaatgtatataaaaacgctaataatgaaatattaacGTGATAGTAGATATGGCGtagagaaaaatttataataaagtaaaaaaaataaaaataaatttttttaaaatatgaacattctgttatttatattgtcatttcattatataattaaaaattctaTCTCTACATTATCTCTTTTTTAGGATaagaattttataaattatataaatataattttttataaaataagatATAAGCAGCTATACAtatggaaaataattaatatctgtattagtaatataatatttacaaggtttgattaataattatataattaggCTGTAGGTGCATCACTTATGgaatgaaataataatagtcatgtaatgatttttttacattcactGTCGAATTAGATGCCGTTATTTTAGTACTTCCAAATTACTtccaaatataaaaaaattaataaatgaaTGTATATGAACGTATTCATCATAAATTACACATAAAACCTGTGCACGCGTTTTGCTTAATTGACATTcatttatgaaattttaatattcatGAATTATTCCCtcaaataacaaaatatttgtcatccataattaatattattataaaaaatttataatggTATACAATAACCTTATGTTTGTTATGTCTTTttagtaaagaaaaaaaaaaagtatatattaacatgtaaaatatgatataGATAAAAAGTAGAGCTAAGATgatataatgtatattttatttaaatgatttatttataatttacttatcaaaaaaaaagtactatTATTACTAAGCGCTCATAAACTTAAAAGTGtactataaaatattattatgaagatgtatatattttcttttatatacaattaatgcaattatttgtatatcatttttatttattttataaattcacATTCCATACTAGATGTTGATGAATAgtgcaaatataaaaagaaaaatttctcTATATATAAACTGTGTTctatgttaataatttttaataatatttttatagcaacaaaacatattttaatcagtaatacataataaaatttttgttaaaaaattgcattcttatatatgtaatagcTAAATgatgtaaataataatataatgtttAGAGTAAACACCCACAATCCAATAGTATAGTAAATAGATGGAATATGTATAAGAAATTtgatttttccctttattttgctattcgagcacatttgttcatattttctccTAATTATACATGATGATTCGatacaaacatatatataatataatgtgtTATCGGTGaatgaaaattaaagagtctttattattaaaaaataaaaatttatatttattcgtTAATTATAATCATCATAGAACATGCgaattcttcatattttaatattctaaatatatgaataaatatataaagaacaattttaaaataaatttattcgCTATATACAAAGATTTAcaataacattaaaaatgacaagAATACTTCAGGTTCCCttttgttcaaaatgaatacttaaatattattcatgtAATACTTTATCCGTGttgtaataaattaaaatgtagaTACAtgaaaacatatatttatatattttattttaccaaCTAAATTTATAGAAGCAAGATTTGGATAAATTACcttcaaatttaatttattataaattcaATAATGGATGGGGAAATTGTAGTTATTTTGATTCTTCCgaagaaataaagaatatattaaatgcaTATTCTGGTATTGGAAATTATATTGATAACATTGTAAATTCTTTGTGTTATGTATCTGATATGAATGAAAACAATTCATTCTATAAAGAAcgttgtcattttttgtattattggATAGgagatatattatttaacaaTTTAGAAGATGTTACGTCATTTTCAAACGTTATGAATACGATCTACACTGAATTGCAGAAGTTTAATCTTGAAGATAATTGTAACATTATATACACTGATAttagcaaaaatttttttgatcagaggaaaataatatatgattACTCTCAAAACTATGCAACTATAAAACAAGATTTACGGGATTATGGTAATTCTTGTAGTCAAGAATATTATGATTACGttggaaaaattgtttcaacatataatattgtagatataaattgtaaaagtaaTTCTGATAAATAATGtaacgaattaaaaaatatgtttaataaaTACGATCATCAGGAGCTATCCAAATTGAAATGTACTTTAGTACATGTACCAAAACCTGTAGCAGGTGCAAGTAATGAAAATTCTTCATTTGAAAATGTATCTCCAAGAGGTCCTTCATTCCCAGAACAGCCAtcaaattattattcattacaAAGAGAAACTGTATTAAAACTTGTTCCTACatcagaagaaaaacaattaCCTTCAGCTGATGGAGCCTCTCATGGAGGccccaaaatttttatgtcttcTGCAGTCTCAGTAATGGGAATTTCACTTGCTTCTTTggttttatataaagtaattGCAATTATAGTTagaatataaataatatcatttactagtattatttttattaaaaataaatataaaatgagttgtaatatatatatgttacatgtttcaactttttattagtttaccccgCTATCACCTTGGATACGTAACTCCCTAGGAGGAATAAAATCAATCAGACGTAACTACGATATGCTTACTGAAGATTCTATCGAATATCCTATGCAGTctagaaaaatgaataatggGGAACAAATGAATGTAGGTTATCATAGCGTGTAATATTCCTCACATTATAATGACATGCACTGATAAGAGAATTACCACAGTAATTATGAAATGCTGAAAAATTTATAGATGTgcatgaatatatttaatgaagaataaagaaagtaaaaaaaaagaaaatggtaaaaatatagaaaatgaataaatgcGCAATAACTCTGTTGAAGGGAATTACAGTTAAGGCAAAACTgataacatatatacatggaATGTAAAAAGAACGCACATATAGCGAAAtggaattaaataaaatgtatataagaaaaacataagtgaataaaatttaaaaaaagggaaaaattgcaaacttCAAAagtaattagaaaaaaattttaagaatcAACATGCTgaagagttaaaaaaaatgatataaaagtgtaaaaaagaaaaacacaatCCTAAAGCTAAAGCTAagaacgaaatggaaaaatacatatattaccTATTAAAAGGTTAAGTAAATGCTGAAAATGGTAAAACATGGACTTGCTTAAAATACGAATAGAAGAACAAGAGAAGATAAAATTAACATGAAGAGGGAGAAA
This region includes:
- a CDS encoding CYIR protein (putative;~vir-type antigen) — protein: MTTPHGPNISGFSRSYIKKLPAYITYEKFETNKGSSDYSIKCDSLKSTGDQAKELCEKFAVNLQSICKTGSTTSSPSSTLPTPTAGASGTSTTGNSINLSEAKANCLLLKYWLFNEIRKLNLGGNEKKDKNLDTLIHIIYYLQFEIYTKNGNKFYCFNDIYEYLDNWEEEKFLYEYFMNVPKIECINKNNGTDCKAYEKYVNRVKTYYNEKKKRIML
- a CDS encoding CYIR protein (putative;~vir-type antigen) encodes the protein MTRILQKQDLDKLPSNLIYYKFNNGWGNCSYFDSSEEIKNILNAYSGIGNYIDNIVNSLCYVSDMNENNSFYKERCHFLYYWIGDILFNNLEDVTSFSNVMNTIYTELQKFNLEDNCNIIYTDISKNFFDQRKIIYDYSQNYATIKQDLRDYGNSCSQEYYDYVGKIVSTYNIVDINCKSNSDK